One Gossypium hirsutum isolate 1008001.06 chromosome A11, Gossypium_hirsutum_v2.1, whole genome shotgun sequence genomic window carries:
- the LOC107899984 gene encoding uncharacterized protein isoform X1, which produces MTVMNLETEMPGRRHFSLVDTLELKSQIERKIGPIKTEKYFNLLTRFLSLKIGKPEFDRLCIGIIGRENVRLHNHLLRSIIRNASLSKNHPSTGNKLESALSVKAANGYQRSNLKSMCKDFPQSPRKGRTTNLRDHNHPSPLGPHGKSRGTVCEDAVPRVQEQQSATELLSLGSRPPMSLEEGEEVDQVAGSPSIRSRSPVRAPLGISLDAKGMRKVAWNGLASTSETCHCKGELPDTGSLRKRLEKKLEMEGLNMSVDCPNLLNSSLDVFMKRLIKPCLELAGSRSRQKLIDQGHNWSTVSLNGIWPLRYAQKQNGSISVSMLDFRVAMEINSPLLGVDWPTKLEKVCLHASEE; this is translated from the coding sequence ATGACAGTGATGAACTTGGAAACTGAAATGCCGGGTCGACGGCATTTTTCTCTAGTAGATACTTTAGAGCTGAAATCTCAGATTGAACGGAAGATTGGGCCTATAAAAACTGAGAAGTACTTTAATCTGCTCACTAGATTTTTGAGTCTTAAGATTGGGAAACCCGAGTTTGATAGGCTCTGCATTGGTATAATTGGGAGAGAAAATGTTCGTCTTCATAATCATCTCCTCAGATCGATTATTAGAAATGCTTCTCTTTCGAAGAATCATCCATCAACAGGGAACAAATTGGAAAGTGCTTTAAGTGTTAAAGCGGCGAATGGGTATCAAAGAAGTAATCTTAAGTCAATGTGCAAAGACTTTCCTCAATCCCCTCGTAAGGGAAGGACTACAAATCTCCGTGATCACAACCATCCAAGTCCTTTAGGGCCTCATGGGAAGAGCCGTGGTACTGTTTGTGAAGATGCAGTTCCAAGAGTTCAAGAACAGCAAAGTGCTACCGAGTTGCTTTCTTTGGGTAGCAGACCACCTATGTCCTTGGAAGAAGGAGAGGAAGTTGATCAAGTTGCAGGAAGCCCAAGCATTCGCAGTAGGAGTCCTGTTAGAGCTCCGCTTGGCATATCTTTGGATGCTAAAGGAATGCGAAAAGTGGCATGGAACGGATTAGCATCCACTTCTGAGACATGTCATTGCAAAGGTGAACTACCTGACACCGGTTCTTTGAGAAAAAGGTTGGAAAAGAAGTTAGAGATGGAGGGATTAAACATGTCAGTAGATTGTCCCAATTTGTTGAACAGTAGCCTTGATGTTTTCATGAAGAGATTGATAAAACCCTGTTTGGAATTGGCTGGTTCAAGGTCCAGACAGAAACTTATTGACCAAGGTCACAATTGGTCCACAGTCTCTTTGAACGGGATTTGGCCTTTGAGATATGCTCAAAAACAGAATGGGTCCATTTCTGTATCAATGTTAGACTTTCGAGTTGCAATGGAAATAAACTCCCCTCTCCTTGGGGTGGATTGGCCAACAAAACTTGAGAAGGTGTGCCTGCATGCTTCAGAAGAGTGA
- the LOC107899984 gene encoding uncharacterized protein isoform X2, with amino-acid sequence MNLETEMPGRRHFSLVDTLELKSQIERKIGPIKTEKYFNLLTRFLSLKIGKPEFDRLCIGIIGRENVRLHNHLLRSIIRNASLSKNHPSTGNKLESALSVKAANGYQRSNLKSMCKDFPQSPRKGRTTNLRDHNHPSPLGPHGKSRGTVCEDAVPRVQEQQSATELLSLGSRPPMSLEEGEEVDQVAGSPSIRSRSPVRAPLGISLDAKGMRKVAWNGLASTSETCHCKGELPDTGSLRKRLEKKLEMEGLNMSVDCPNLLNSSLDVFMKRLIKPCLELAGSRSRQKLIDQGHNWSTVSLNGIWPLRYAQKQNGSISVSMLDFRVAMEINSPLLGVDWPTKLEKVCLHASEE; translated from the coding sequence ATGAACTTGGAAACTGAAATGCCGGGTCGACGGCATTTTTCTCTAGTAGATACTTTAGAGCTGAAATCTCAGATTGAACGGAAGATTGGGCCTATAAAAACTGAGAAGTACTTTAATCTGCTCACTAGATTTTTGAGTCTTAAGATTGGGAAACCCGAGTTTGATAGGCTCTGCATTGGTATAATTGGGAGAGAAAATGTTCGTCTTCATAATCATCTCCTCAGATCGATTATTAGAAATGCTTCTCTTTCGAAGAATCATCCATCAACAGGGAACAAATTGGAAAGTGCTTTAAGTGTTAAAGCGGCGAATGGGTATCAAAGAAGTAATCTTAAGTCAATGTGCAAAGACTTTCCTCAATCCCCTCGTAAGGGAAGGACTACAAATCTCCGTGATCACAACCATCCAAGTCCTTTAGGGCCTCATGGGAAGAGCCGTGGTACTGTTTGTGAAGATGCAGTTCCAAGAGTTCAAGAACAGCAAAGTGCTACCGAGTTGCTTTCTTTGGGTAGCAGACCACCTATGTCCTTGGAAGAAGGAGAGGAAGTTGATCAAGTTGCAGGAAGCCCAAGCATTCGCAGTAGGAGTCCTGTTAGAGCTCCGCTTGGCATATCTTTGGATGCTAAAGGAATGCGAAAAGTGGCATGGAACGGATTAGCATCCACTTCTGAGACATGTCATTGCAAAGGTGAACTACCTGACACCGGTTCTTTGAGAAAAAGGTTGGAAAAGAAGTTAGAGATGGAGGGATTAAACATGTCAGTAGATTGTCCCAATTTGTTGAACAGTAGCCTTGATGTTTTCATGAAGAGATTGATAAAACCCTGTTTGGAATTGGCTGGTTCAAGGTCCAGACAGAAACTTATTGACCAAGGTCACAATTGGTCCACAGTCTCTTTGAACGGGATTTGGCCTTTGAGATATGCTCAAAAACAGAATGGGTCCATTTCTGTATCAATGTTAGACTTTCGAGTTGCAATGGAAATAAACTCCCCTCTCCTTGGGGTGGATTGGCCAACAAAACTTGAGAAGGTGTGCCTGCATGCTTCAGAAGAGTGA